The DNA window GATTTTCTTCATAAtcgtataattagttttaatgtttatatatataatactttatttaaatatcaaagattcgacgtgatgtttttagaaaaagtttttagtaACTGAACCGGGCCATACGAAGAGTATTGGAAGAGTTACTGTCGTTGTATCTGCCATGTTCTGCTCCTTTAATATCGAGTAATAGTACACTGCAGACCGTCGTCAATTTAATTGATCGCGGCCGGAGCACTACTTTTAATTTATACTCCACTATCTTTTAAGTTATGTGAAATCCCTCCTCTTCTGCGACTCCCCTTTTCTTCTCAGGCCCGTCTAGCTAGCTGCTTTCCGatccaagaagaagaaggaggaggaaatCCAATCCAATTTCCACAAGGAAAGAGATGATTGGTTTTGCGCCGGCGCCAGGCCGGCCGCTCTTCGTGCTCTTCGGCTCCTCCATCGTGCAGTTCAGCTTCAGCAATGGCGGGTGGGGTGCCGCTCTTGCCGACATCTACGCCCGCAAGGTCACCCAcaccctccctctctcctgaGGGAGGCTCTCCAATCCCTATCACATTAactgttatttttttgcagGATTTTCCATACGAGATTGTTCAATTCCCACCTGTCATAGGAGATTGGTTGTCTGGCATCTTGATCCCCCATCTCTGGGTGGCCATGTAAATCtagtcctttttttttccttagttACCACTAGTGATAGTAGAGTATCTACTAGTAAATACTAATGTAAGACTTCGAGGAAATAGTACTCTATCTAAATGGGCATGCTTCTGCCGCAACCGATTTCAGCAGCATTCATAGGGTTTTGTGTTACAATGCCTCAAAACATACATAGAGTTTTGTgaaactttgtttttttccagGTAGTCTGTCTTAAGAATTCATAGGCCTCAAGGTAAAAACGTTTCCTTGTATGTTGACTTATCGTAAGCAATGATTTTCCGAAGCATCTATGAGTATGGTGGCAATGGATGgcattatttctattatttgCATCTATGGTGTTCGTTTTGGTTTGAATCAGTGTTCTGGTCCCAGGTTGGCCCAACCACAAATGCCCTCTATTTCGTGCCATTTTCAACATAATGTGTGTATTAATTGGTGTCCTACATACTATGGAGTACATCTCACTAATTCAACTGTCTATCCACAACCATTCAGGCTGATATCCTTCTCAGAGGGTATATTGGTTGGAACTCAAGGCGCGCCCTTCAAGTCATTGACAAAGTTTTCCCCAAGGTATTTGGCCCTTTTTGCTCTCGTTCCTACGACCAGCCAGATCAAGTGGAGTGGATAATTTAACATGGTAGGAGCAGTTGCTACAGATTATGGTCATACGTCCGGATAATCATGAGTATTGTGCTTGGTTCGATCCTCCCTTCTAATATGATGATTCTTATCTTAGTGATATCCCCTCTTGTGCTACTTAATTCATTATTCATTCAACAAGAACTAATCTGGCTCTATTTACCATGCTCGTAATAGTTGCTGTCATTTACTGTCACATTTGTTGTATGATTTACGTTAATCCTCAAATGTGCCAGAAATCCCTTTTGTAGAATAGAATACTTTCAGTGTCAAATTTCTCGATAGTCTCGAGGATCACTGTATacgattaatatattttatttactatgttgttatttattatgatttttgtgTTCAAATTTAGTTGGCAGTTGCCAAATTACTGATTTTGTGAGCTCCATTCGCCTTAGGATTCGCCCGTGCAACCTTCTTTGGTAATAGTTTACTTTGGTGGCAATGATTCGGTTGCTGCCCATTCATCTGGTCTTGGACCTCATGTGCCACTAGAGGAGTACATAGACAACATGAGAAAGATAGCAAAACACCTGAAGGTACAGAATGCAAATTACTTATACCATTTTGTGAACTTGCTTGACTGTGGCCTTTATGTTCAGAGCTTGTCTGAGAAGACTCGTGTCATCTTCCTCAGCTGCCCGCCGCTTAACGAGGAGACGCTCCGTAAATCAACCAGGTTCAAATTAAAGATAATCTTAACTTCCTGTCTAGGATCTGTTGGCTTATATTTGAATGGGAAGTAGTAATTCAGAGGTTGTGTATATAATGTATACAGCACTGTACTGAGTGAGATAGTCCGGACAAACGAAACTTGCCGCCTGTACTCTGAAGCCTGTGTATCTCTATGCAAAGAGATGGACCTGAAGGTGGTTGATCTTTGGAATGGTATGCAGAAGCGGGACGACTGGGCGACAGCCTGCTTCACGTGAGTTTGTGAATGATTTATAATTCATCCATTTCCTTGAGAGTGCTACCTCCGTCCAAAAATATCTAGCTGGATGCAATACACTCAATCCGTGGTTTGTGAATGTGGCTGCCTGCAGGGATGGACTGCATCTCTCTGAAGAAGGGAGCAAGATTGTCGTGGAAGAGATACTGAGGGTACTCAAGGAGGCAGAGTGGGATCCATGCCTGCACTGGAAGGCGATGCCGACGGAGTTTGGGGAGGACTCGCCCTATGACCTCGTCTCCTCCAGCGGCCAATCCACCATCAACCCCTCCGACTGGACCTTCCACAGGAGGATACAGTGGGACTGACTGAACCCGTCGACCCCACAGGAGCATCTCTGCTGCTTCCTTAGTTCGTCTGAATCTAAATTTCTGATGATGACGATGCCTGATGGATCATATCTCCAACGTGCTCAAGAACATtacatgatttataattaagATCTCTTTGATTTATCGTAGGGATCAAATACCAGCTTTTGACGAAGGGGTCATGTATTAATAGGGTTTAGCTCGATCAATCAATCTCAACAAAAGACAGATTTATGATgatattaattgttttgtcCCCTGGGCTGCTATATACTGctacctccgtctctaaatgtttgacgccgttgacttttttatatatgtttgaccattcgtcttactcaaaagaaaattccaaattattaattatttttatattattttatttattgttaagtatacttttatacatatatatagctttgcatattttaaaaaaaattgaataagaggaatggttaaacgtgtataaaaaaatcaatggcgtcaaacatttagggacggaagGAGTATACAACAAATGcccaatttaatatttatttataggaaaaatttgctacaggacaCCCAAATTTTGCGCTCTTTGCTAAAGGGCACTGCAAGATCGCGTTTTGACCCGGAGGCATAAAAAAAGGGTAATTTGCCACTGGATACCGTCggcattaatttattatttctgctacatttggagagagaaaactGGATGAAAGGACCGAAATGCTCTTGTCTCCTTCGTTTAGACTAAGTGAGTCTGGTCACAACTGAAAGCTCCCCGATCCCCTTCTCCAGAAAACCTAGTGGTGGTGACAACCTTTCACTCGGCCACGGCGACAATGCCCTCGCGACACCTCCTTTCAATGAGTTGGACTAAGGGCAATACTGTCTTTTTAgaaagtttctctctccaagtgtagcaaaaataataaattagtatagcaaaaataataaattaatgccGGCAATGTCCCGTGGCAAATTACCCTTTTTTTTGGGATGTCTTCAAGCCAAAACGCGATCTTGCAGTGCTCTTCCGAAAAGAGCGCCAAATATGAGTgacctgtagcaaattttcccTTATCTATATCAGTAATGCGTGATTTGGATTCCAGACTCAACCTTCTGGTACATGTCCATAGGATATTTGTTGTGTTACTGAAATTTTAGTGGTCACATGTGTATGTACTGTGGTgaccaatataaatattatagagacttatgattgattttttttattgaggGACAGCACAATTTTGGATATACACATTCCTCACGCTATTGTTCGATGAAATTGAAGTTTCATTAAGAAATATCAACTGAATCGAACATTGAACTGTTCAAATATGGGTTCCGAAAGtacataaattatcttttatattcCGATGGTAAAAGCACATCAAATTCAGGCCTGATTACCAAAATTACATAAATCAACATTAGCACCCGAAATGTTCAAATATGATATTAATTGTTTTGCCCTCATCGTTTTCACTtgacttatacttataaaccaaatttcaaatttaaaacttaaatttgaagttgattttgaaatttttgttgttgtttatttttccaacCTTAACTTTTAGCTTGTTAagaacatgtttataaaaattttacctaaaaattattttttaatcatcaatATGTGTTGTGCttgtcaaaataaataaataaaagatgagaTATTAAGTAACACAGCTAAACGactttatattattaattgtgTGTTTTAAGATTACAAATACCTAAATGATATCGATCAAATTTTAGAACCAACCATATAGGGGTGCACGACCACCGCAAGTAACTACCTAGTCCGTAATAGAGGAGGTGGCAATGGGCTCCTCTTTCGTTTTTCTAGCGGAAAATTCTCTTATTAGGGTGAACGGAATGGTTGAAATTGTTTCTCAACAGAAAatcaaatggaaaaaaaacatgtcccATCGAATCATATGAGGGTGGGGATGATCCTCCCTCTCGTTTCCGTTTTCTGCTCATAACATGTGATTATATTCCttagtatatttaataaattacaGTATTGCACTTTTATTATGTCAATAAATGAATATATGTTGataaaatgataataaaatatgaattacatatttgatttgaAATGTATATTAAGTTTTTAAGGGGGGACGGGGACTCTGTGGAGATAAATTCTCCATGAGGGACggggatgaaaaaaatttatccccGTTGTCATTGGTGGTGACAGGACAAAAACGGTGAAAATTCTGGCTTACGGGGTAAGGATGGAGACGTAAAAGCTTTCTAAACAGCATGGCTAAAATTTACCAATTCAAATCTCAATTTAGCGATTCAtatgaaaatgattttatcTCTGAATTAATGTGTGCTCTAACAGACTCCTAACACTATCTAAAATTTGCAAAGTCCAACACATCTCACTGACTCTATATCCACTCTCTGTAGCTgctatcttttggctttttgataaaacaaatcaaatgatatatttacaaacaaaaaataatttgtaaataaaatctttatatacatgttattaacgatctaaaagcaaatactgaaaaataaattacgatgagaaaacatcaaaattaactctaaatataaagttaaaaaataaattttgacttataaatataagtaaaaataaagcGTGCATATTTCTCAAGAAAGTATGGATGGACGATGGGATTCACGTAGTTATCTAGATATATCTAGATATATGATAGGGAATAAGGGAGACTGACAAGGTTTGGTCATTGGGCGAGAAGTTTAGTAATTTAGATGTCATAAACAAGTCAAATGATTAGTCTTgtgagtatatattttaatataattagtaaaatttagtactacatctgtccattcgtcttatttgaaatatttttacgactaatatttttatttttactctatgataaacatgaaaaaatataagtaatactttatgcatgactaattttttttaattttttatataaattttttaaataatacaaataatcaaacgttaagaaaaaataaaaaataaaattattatgagacgAAGATAGTATAttagttatttaatttttttttaaagatgagcTAGAGGTGACGGGCAATTCCCCGTTGGCAGGTCGGGTTCCGAAGGTATGCCAAGGGATCCCATTCTATTCCATCCCAAATCACATCCGCTCCATCTCCATCTGGAACcatctatctctctctctctctccatctatCTTCTCGGAACCACCACTTCACCTCTCTCGCAGTCGCAGTCCCAGTCGAGTAGCAAGGCAAGATCCACACTCCACAGGATGGCATCCTccgacgacggcagcggcagcggcgtggTGGCCCtctacggcggcggcaaggtggTGGTCGAGCCCTCCTCCAAACCCGCAGCTACCTTCTCCGTCAAGGTGGGCCTGGCCCAGAtgctgcgcggcggcgtcaTCATGGACGTGGTCACCCCCGAGCAGGCGCGCCTcgccgaggaggccggagcctgCGCCGTCATGGCGCTTGAGCGCGTCCCCGCCGACATCCGCTCCCAGGGCGGCGTAGCCCGCATGTCCGACCCGGCCCTCATCCGCGACATCAAGCGCGCCGTCACCATCCCGGTCATGGCCAAGGCCCGCATCGGCCACTTCGTCGAGGCCCAGATCCTCGAGGCCGTCGGCGTCGACTACGTGGACGAGAGCGAGGTGCTCACCCCCGCCGACCACGCCCACCACATCAACAAGCACAACTTCCGCGTCCCCTTCGTCTGCGGCTGCCGCGACCTCGGCGAGGCGCTCCGCCGCATCCGTGAGGGCGCCGCCATGATCCGCACCAAGGGCGAGGCCGGCACCGGCAACGTCGTCGAGGCCGTCCGCCACGTGCGCTCCGTCATGGGCGACATCCGCGCGCTCCGCAacatggacgacgacgaggtctTCTCCTACGCCAAGCGCATCGCCGCGCCCTACGACCTCGTCATGCAGACCAAGCAGCTGGGCCGCCTCCCCGTCGTGCAGTTCGCGGCCGGCGGGGTGGCCACCCCCGCCGATGCCGCCCTCATGATGCAGCTGGGCTGCGACGGTGTCTTCGTCGGCTCCGGCATCTTCAAGAGCGGCGACCCCGCGCGGCGCGCCCGTGCCATCGTTCAGGCCGTCACCCACTACAGCGATCCGGAGATCCTCGCCGACGTCAGCGCCGGGCTCGGGGAGGCCATGGTCGGCATCAACCTCTCCGACGAAAACGTGGAGCGCTACGCCGCCCGCTCCCACTAACTCTTCGCCATCCATCAGATTCGATTCGGATCAGCATCAGAACGACGACGATAAGAAGAAAAATTCGTTGCCTTGGAGATGATATCCACTCCACTGCTGCTACTCCATTAGTTACTCCGGCAGCAAATAACACACTTGTTCACATTATTGCCATGGGATTTTGAGCCAAATCGCCCTGAGACTCCTTACCAAGCTTTTGCTGAATTACATTTCAGATTCCTAAGTTTCTTTCGAACGTGTTGGGGGTATGGTATTGTACCATCTTTGATTTCCAACATGACCTGAGACTCCTTACCAACATCTTTGGTTTCATTTCAATATCGTTCGTCCTGCTAGGCTAGCATTGTGAAAACTTGAGAATATGAAAAATGCAGGAACGGGAATTACCCTGCCCACTagatttttataggaattgaAAACACAATAAAGTTAAAAACCATCGTTTGATTTATATGtaggaaaacaaagaaatttataGTAATATAAGAAGAAAACATAAGGCAGGATgttatgtttattttcctcCAAACTTCTATAGGATTTGCCaaatccataggaattttaaacAAAAGGGTAGAACACAATTCTTCAGGTGCTCCTTTGAAACACATGATTCGAAAATAtggaataggaaaaacacatgattTAAGATATCTTGCTTACTTGATCCTATGGAATGccaaaacatagaaatagcTCAATCTTATTATTTAGTTGTTTCATAGGAAAATTGTTTATGAATTTGGAGAAGAGGGGACACAGAGATCTAAAAGGTTTGAGCTTACGGTagattttctccaaaattccTATGCTTTAGGTCATTCTATAGGAATTCTAAAGGGTTGTTCTTTTGATCCAAAGAAACATGTGGGAATATTTTCAAAGCCATCAGAGGCTCTCATAGGAAATTTTTACATAAGATTAAAGTCCTCCACACTTCCTATGCTTTACCTACAAATCAAAGAGAGCCTAAATCTGCTCATAATACTACATTAAATGAAATTAAGGGCCGACCCTACAGAAATAATGCTAAGTTTTGGCTTATATTTTACATTACTAAATTTTGGCGCAGTtgggatgtgtttggtttgtgggATTATCATGTTTTGCTATCTACTTTTTAAGACAACTTTCAGAActactaaaaatttggtaagatAACAATGGTTACAGTACATTTCCTCGTTACGTTTCCAGAAAATTACTAATGGTAAAATTTGATGATGGCTTAAAAATGATAACAGACCAAACAGACCCTCTAAACATTCCGGCTCTGCATGGCACTGCCTTTTTAAATagccaaaaaatttgaaatataacttttaagaataattttacaaaatcatCTTTTAAATCTATCATAATAAGAGCTGGaaatctttcaaaaaaaaaagagctggaaaagaaaaaacaatgcaaccttcatttttcctttgtttatgtttataaactaaaatttaaatttttaaccataaatttagagtttattttgggttttttttctctaagtTTGTTTTCcagttttatcttttagatcactaagaatacatatatccaacatattctaaaattatttttcgcttaCAAATATGacgccaaacaatcaccctaaaCCTAAACCCTGTGATTCCTCGACTATATAAACTCGTTTAAATTCCAACACCACTCCAGATCCAGCAGTAAATTTGCCTTGTTAAGTATATTAGCCCGCATAACCAAAAATAAAACCGCGCTAATTCAGAGAACATCCTCTTTATCTTTCTTTTGCCTTTCCCCCAGTATTTCTGAATTGACACGTAACCGCACACTGCCGTACTTCTCTGCATTAACCTTTCTAGCTGCAGAAGATGAATGTGCATGTTCTAGCTCAGTCCAAACACAAAATAATAGATAGAACAGACAAATTTGAACCAAACCTCACCTCAGCATCGTCGGTTGGTTTTTGCAGTTCAGGAGGGAAATGTGCTGGGTGACAAAAATAACATGTGGGAATATAACCCCATTATTAAAAGAGCTCTCTCTTCGCAGGTCATCAAGCTTAGCTTCCAAATTACTCATCTGGTTGCGCTTAGCAGTTAGCACGTTTGGATCCACTACCTCTATGTTGAGCGTGAAAAGCAGTACTAAGCTTGACCGACCTGTTCCCTGCATAGTAAAAACATATGCGCTCCACATTCGCAATTTCCTAAATGAATTTGAACACAGGACCACATCAAGAAAAAACTGAAACGTTCGAGGTAGGTCAAAGACCAGAATTTTAATTAGTGTGGCCACTAGTTCGCAATAGACAATCTTAATAAACTTCACAATCCATCTAGCAACAACCAAGATAGTGGTGGTGCTGAACTTTACACATAAGGATGCTCATGCATTGTTTGTAAATAAGATGGGATGTTCACAAGAAAGAAGCGTTTACCTTGTAATGCTGGCTTCCAAAGTGATCCTAAGGCAACATATGCATTGGTTGCATATGCTGTATACTGAAATTCTTCTTTCCATGAGGGTGAAACGGCTTTTAGTAATCACTGCAAATGAAATAAAGGTATGCTAAGGCTATGAAGATGTGGGCTCCTATCGTTTCGCAGCTGCAActacttataagttataaaccaaaatttgaattttagaacttaattttgcacttgatttttgtggtttttttgcatcgtggtttattttatatattttgcttttgagtcaccatggacacatatataaaagttttacctgcaaattatttttcgtttgcaaaaacgtGTTTTCGCCTTTTCCTctaaaaagcgaaacgatgggagccgtGAAATCCATATCATTAAAACTTTCACTAAAATTGTTTAATGTTATTGTTTTGCTACTGTCTGCTGATATAAGAATATCGAATTGTGTCAACATTGGTATCTGGTTGCAATAGTTCTTATGGAATTTGTAGtagttatataaatatacacttAATGTTCCAAATGAAGTATTCCATATAAATGTTGGATTCACCCTGGATATTAGTCACCATAAATAAACATATGAATTCAAATGGAATTATTTGCGGTGCACACATACCAAGACTCTATCGAGTATAAGTTGCTGCCGTGACTTGGGCACATCATGCTATACTCGTGGGGAAGGAAAAACGAGCAGAAGTACCAACTGTTCAATGCCTTCTTCCTTAAGATCAACTCATTTGAACCTGTCAAAGAATTCAGGTTGGAGTATTCTGGCTCTAAATCTGTAGTCTGATTTTGATTAGAATTGGCCGCTACACatgaatgtaaaaaaaaagtacgaGTTACAGTGTTAGcatgtgtttttaaaaagtattaaTCCATGTAAAGCATTTATGTATCTGTTTGGGAGGAGACTGGGGAGGTACCTGAGTTCCATCGCAACCATAATTTACACGGCCTCAAGCACCCTTTGGATCTGGACTGAGTTCTTCAGATAAACCAAAGGAAATGGGCAAATCGCACACATTTTGCTCACGCAAATCACTGTGCTGcacctccccccccccccccccccctccccccaacCAATCTATTTCACCGTAGCAAACTCCCAGAGCCTTCTCTTGCAGTAATCATGCAGCACAGAAGCAATTTTCTTGATTTGAACTCAACTAACCATGATATTCTTCATAAATTATATGAGGGTTGGAATCACACATTGGTCAATGTGATAGCACTTCAGAGCACCTTCTCAGTCTTGATATACGTGATGCTAGATCCTCATCACCATATTGCTTAAGCAACTCCATCAAACGATCAGCACAATAGGCCTCTATGAGAATTCCCCTCTCAGCAACCTTCCTCGTCAACACCAAGGTCTCACCAACATGCCCTTCCGCACACAGCCTAAGCAACAGACCAGTGTAGACATCAGTGTCACAGATCACCCCATTCTTTTCCATGACTCCTATCCAGTAGCAAGCATCCAGTAACCTGTTCCTATTGCAGAGCTCTCTGATCATTACAGTGCCTGCCAGTGGGCTCAGCTGCACCCCTTTCTTCATCATCCTCTGCGCAACTCCTTCAGCTTCACCCTCCATCCCAACCTTCCACAGGCAAACAAGCAGAACATTGTAGCATTGCTCGCTTGACATGCTCCCATCGCTGACCACACGCTCCACCACAGCATAAGCATCCATGACCCTTGCTTCTGAACAAAACCCACTGACAAGTGTTCGCACAAACACCCGGTTGGGCATCACCCCTCTCCCTGTCATCCTTTCCAGCACGCCCAGTGCCTCCACCATCCTCCTATTACCACACAGGCATTTCACCAAACACGTATAGGACACCACGGTGGGTGCACACCCTGTGCCCAAGCTACCACCCTCCATCTCTTCCATGAGTCCCAACGCGGCATCCACATCCCCGAAATTGCACATCCCATCGAGCAACGCAGTGTACACAGTCACATTGGCCACGCACCCAAACTCTGGCATTTTCTTGATGAGCCGGCGGGCACCAACAAAGTCCCCTGCGTTTGCCAGCTTATGAACCGAGGTCACAACCAGTGGGACACTTGGTGAGACACTAGACACTGACATGATACTGAGAATGGTGCAGACATCGCTGGGAGAGCTCGCTGAGCGAAGGGCGGAGAGGAAGCAGGAAACATCAGGGGTGAGGCTGAAAGAATGCATGTGTCGCAAGATGGCAAGGGAGGTGGGAAACAGGCCAGCGTGTGCGGAGATGCTCAGTAAGAGGGCATAGTGCCTGAGGGGGAGAGGTTGTGgtgaagaagagaggaggaggggcatGGAGGATGGGAGATCAgggagcgaggcggcgagcgagGAGAGGGTGTATGAAGACGGGAGTGGCAAGGAGGGGGGCAGGCGCCACAGGAGGAactggagggagaggaggggggaggggaggagcgggaggaggtAGGGGAGTTTCTGAAGGGGAAAGGAGTTGGAGGGAGATGGGAAAGCACTGGTGAGGGTGCGCTGGAGCGACGTGGAGGATGttggcggcgagcggaggaccAAGAGGAGGGTGGTGAGATCGCCATCACCATAACTGGAGAGGCACCGGATGAGGGACAGGCACGGACGCTGTGGTGGCATCTTGTGCCGGTTTGGATAGTGTTTGGTTAAGGGATGCAATCAGTAATGTAATTGTGCTCCTAGGCTGTCTCATTCCTCCATCTGATGGCCATGGATTTCTCGCTGATGTAGCTCATCCTGGTGTCAAGAAAACATTCAGCTTTCACATATAGATAGATGTAGATGCAATTAAAAACCAATATGGTGTTTACTGTTTAGTTCACATCACTAGCTACAAGGCAGTATGTAGGAACTGCATATACACAAATTGAAATTTCCCATAGATTCTCAAAAGATGTAAGGTTAACAATTTGTTCCAGATTTCTGTAAGACAAGGAGAAACATACTCAATGAGATCATACTGTATTTTAGAGGTcaatccaaattaaagaaTGTGTCTATATTTAAATGTGAGTACCAGTTCTTTCAGTGCAACTTCAGATTtcataaatttaatcaatCCAACCCTTCACATCAGATTAGCCATACTTAACCATGCCACCTACTAATGTACTCATCAACACTCTTTCTAGAAtttcaagaaaaaaggaagaaatgaTAGAATGCAAGTGTAAACTAAAAATCTTTCATAAACTATAAGAAATCAGCAGGAATCAGCAGCATAGTTTGTGCAACAGCCATGTTAAGTTGTTAACCTAACATAAAACTAA is part of the Oryza brachyantha chromosome 11, ObraRS2, whole genome shotgun sequence genome and encodes:
- the LOC102705020 gene encoding GDSL esterase/lipase CPRD49 isoform X1, with product MIGFAPAPGRPLFVLFGSSIVQFSFSNGGWGAALADIYARKADILLRGYIGWNSRRALQVIDKVFPKDSPVQPSLVIVYFGGNDSVAAHSSGLGPHVPLEEYIDNMRKIAKHLKSLSEKTRVIFLSCPPLNEETLRKSTSTVLSEIVRTNETCRLYSEACVSLCKEMDLKVVDLWNGMQKRDDWATACFTDGLHLSEEGSKIVVEEILRVLKEAEWDPCLHWKAMPTEFGEDSPYDLVSSSGQSTINPSDWTFHRRIQWD
- the LOC102705020 gene encoding GDSL esterase/lipase CPRD49 isoform X2, which produces MAGFSIRDCSIPTCHRRLVVWHLDPPSLGGHADILLRGYIGWNSRRALQVIDKVFPKDSPVQPSLVIVYFGGNDSVAAHSSGLGPHVPLEEYIDNMRKIAKHLKSLSEKTRVIFLSCPPLNEETLRKSTSTVLSEIVRTNETCRLYSEACVSLCKEMDLKVVDLWNGMQKRDDWATACFTDGLHLSEEGSKIVVEEILRVLKEAEWDPCLHWKAMPTEFGEDSPYDLVSSSGQSTINPSDWTFHRRIQWD
- the LOC102709325 gene encoding probable pyridoxal 5'-phosphate synthase subunit PDX1.1 translates to MPRDPILFHPKSHPLHLHLEPSISLSLSIYLLGTTTSPLSQSQSQSSSKARSTLHRMASSDDGSGSGVVALYGGGKVVVEPSSKPAATFSVKVGLAQMLRGGVIMDVVTPEQARLAEEAGACAVMALERVPADIRSQGGVARMSDPALIRDIKRAVTIPVMAKARIGHFVEAQILEAVGVDYVDESEVLTPADHAHHINKHNFRVPFVCGCRDLGEALRRIREGAAMIRTKGEAGTGNVVEAVRHVRSVMGDIRALRNMDDDEVFSYAKRIAAPYDLVMQTKQLGRLPVVQFAAGGVATPADAALMMQLGCDGVFVGSGIFKSGDPARRARAIVQAVTHYSDPEILADVSAGLGEAMVGINLSDENVERYAARSH
- the LOC107305265 gene encoding pentatricopeptide repeat-containing protein At5g47360-like, which codes for MPPQRPCLSLIRCLSSYGDGDLTTLLLVLRSPPTSSTSLQRTLTSAFPSPSNSFPLQKLPYLLPLLPSPLLSLQFLLWRLPPSLPLPSSYTLSSLAASLPDLPSSMPLLLSSSPQPLPLRHYALLLSISAHAGLFPTSLAILRHMHSFSLTPDVSCFLSALRSASSPSDVCTILSIMSVSSVSPSVPLVVTSVHKLANAGDFVGARRLIKKMPEFGCVANVTVYTALLDGMCNFGDVDAALGLMEEMEGGSLGTGCAPTVVSYTCLVKCLCGNRRMVEALGVLERMTGRGVMPNRVFVRTLVSGFCSEARVMDAYAVVERVVSDGSMSSEQCYNVLLVCLWKVGMEGEAEGVAQRMMKKGVQLSPLAGTVMIRELCNRNRLLDACYWIGVMEKNGVICDTDVYTGLLLRLCAEGHVGETLVLTRKVAERGILIEAYCADRLMELLKQYGDEDLASRISRLRRCSEVLSH